A genomic segment from Actinoplanes sichuanensis encodes:
- a CDS encoding immune inhibitor A domain-containing protein, translating into MAPMMAVAAPPSDSAPAAPASESAHLDDHDMPNPLEEKRRALREQAVSEVVSGKAKVETVNGSRVVNLGKTYGNGGFGHPGKNQYVELAREKTDKIFVILTEFGNERHPNFPDKDTTTQFAGPSTFEGPLHNAIPEPDRKVDNSTIWQADYSPDYFRKLYFGTGKNVESVKTYFEEQSSGRYSVDGQVSDWVKVKYNEARYGRSSDNPTDANGDDPAVCASSNCTNVWELVKDGVNQWYADQLAAGKTEAQVNAALAEYDVYDRYDYNGNGNFNEPDGYLDHFQIVHSGGDQADGDPYQGEDAIWSHRWYAYSSSAGVTGPAFNKLGGAKVGSSNLWVGDYTVQPENGGLSVFVHEYTHDLGLPDDYDTSGLGDNNSEYWTLMAQSRLSAKNDQGIGTRPGDLGAWNKLQLGWLNYETVKAGQKKVVNLGPEEYNTKKKQAIVVNLPDKPVTTDLGAPFAGSKQFFSGNADDLNVSLSKSIDLTGKTSGSVSLKGRYAIELDYDYLYAEVSTDGGANWTKLDGTAGGAPFVKDGAGAPAISGSSNGAWVDVNVPLNAYAGQKFDFRLHYVTDGGVSEGGFFGDELTITADGAVVSTEGAEGTSTWTANGFSIVGATSTANYPNYYIAGYRSYTSYDKYLATGPYNFGFANTKPDWVEHYNYQTGLLISYWDTSQVDNNTNEHPGTGRNLYIDAHPKPVLNPTGVPWRARVQVYDAPFSLYPTDGMTLHLNGAKSVIKPQFGDPIFNDKDKYFYEELPNHGVKLPAVGVKLAVLSQVGTSMTVAVY; encoded by the coding sequence ATGGCACCGATGATGGCCGTGGCGGCGCCACCCTCGGACTCAGCCCCGGCTGCGCCCGCTAGCGAATCCGCTCACCTCGACGACCATGACATGCCCAACCCGCTCGAAGAGAAGCGCCGCGCCCTGCGCGAGCAGGCGGTCTCCGAGGTGGTCAGCGGCAAGGCCAAGGTCGAGACCGTGAACGGAAGCCGGGTCGTCAACCTGGGCAAGACCTATGGAAACGGCGGCTTCGGGCACCCGGGCAAGAACCAGTACGTCGAACTGGCTCGGGAGAAGACCGACAAGATCTTCGTCATCCTGACCGAGTTCGGTAACGAGCGGCACCCGAACTTCCCGGACAAGGACACGACGACGCAGTTCGCCGGCCCCTCGACCTTCGAGGGCCCGCTGCACAACGCGATTCCGGAGCCGGACCGGAAGGTGGACAACTCCACCATCTGGCAGGCGGACTACTCGCCCGACTACTTCCGGAAGCTGTACTTCGGCACCGGCAAGAACGTCGAGTCGGTCAAGACCTACTTCGAGGAGCAGTCCTCGGGTCGCTACAGCGTCGACGGCCAGGTCTCCGACTGGGTCAAGGTCAAGTACAACGAGGCGCGGTACGGCCGGTCCAGCGACAACCCGACCGACGCCAACGGTGACGACCCCGCCGTCTGCGCGAGCAGCAACTGCACCAACGTGTGGGAGCTGGTCAAGGACGGCGTGAACCAGTGGTACGCGGACCAGCTTGCGGCCGGCAAGACCGAGGCCCAGGTCAACGCCGCGCTCGCCGAGTACGACGTCTACGACCGTTACGACTACAACGGCAACGGTAACTTCAACGAGCCCGACGGTTACCTGGACCACTTCCAGATCGTCCACTCCGGCGGCGACCAGGCCGACGGCGACCCGTACCAGGGTGAGGACGCGATCTGGAGCCACCGCTGGTACGCCTACTCCAGCAGCGCCGGCGTGACCGGCCCGGCGTTCAACAAGCTCGGTGGCGCCAAGGTCGGCAGCAGCAACCTGTGGGTCGGTGACTACACCGTCCAGCCCGAGAACGGCGGCCTCAGCGTCTTCGTTCACGAGTACACCCACGACCTCGGTCTGCCGGACGACTACGACACCAGTGGTCTGGGCGACAACAACAGCGAGTACTGGACGCTGATGGCGCAGAGCCGTCTCAGCGCCAAGAACGACCAGGGCATCGGCACGCGGCCGGGCGACCTGGGCGCGTGGAACAAGCTCCAGCTCGGGTGGCTGAACTACGAGACGGTCAAGGCCGGCCAGAAGAAGGTCGTCAACCTCGGCCCCGAGGAGTACAACACCAAGAAGAAGCAGGCCATCGTGGTCAACCTGCCGGACAAGCCGGTGACCACCGACCTGGGTGCCCCGTTCGCCGGCAGCAAGCAGTTCTTCTCCGGCAACGCCGACGACCTGAACGTCTCGCTGTCGAAGTCGATCGACCTCACCGGCAAGACCTCGGGCAGCGTCTCGCTCAAGGGCCGGTACGCGATCGAGCTCGACTACGACTACCTCTACGCCGAGGTGTCGACCGACGGTGGCGCGAACTGGACCAAGCTCGACGGCACCGCGGGCGGTGCCCCGTTCGTCAAGGACGGCGCGGGCGCTCCGGCGATCAGTGGCTCCTCCAACGGCGCCTGGGTCGACGTCAACGTGCCGCTGAACGCGTACGCGGGTCAGAAGTTCGACTTCCGCCTGCACTACGTGACCGATGGTGGTGTCTCCGAGGGCGGCTTCTTCGGTGACGAGCTGACCATCACCGCCGATGGCGCGGTCGTCTCCACCGAGGGCGCCGAGGGCACCTCGACCTGGACCGCGAACGGGTTCTCGATCGTGGGTGCCACCAGCACCGCGAACTACCCGAACTACTACATCGCCGGTTACCGCAGCTACACCTCGTACGACAAGTACCTGGCGACCGGCCCGTACAACTTCGGCTTCGCGAACACCAAGCCGGACTGGGTGGAGCACTACAACTACCAGACCGGTCTGCTGATCTCGTACTGGGACACCTCGCAGGTCGACAACAACACCAACGAGCACCCGGGTACGGGCCGCAACCTGTACATCGACGCTCACCCGAAGCCGGTCCTCAACCCGACCGGTGTCCCGTGGCGGGCCCGGGTCCAGGTGTACGACGCTCCGTTCAGCCTCTACCCGACTGACGGAATGACCCTGCACCTGAACGGCGCGAAGTCGGTCATCAAGCCGCAGTTCGGTGACCCGATCTTCAACGACAAGGACAAGTACTTCTACGAGGAGCTGCCGAACCACGGCGTCAAGCTCCCCGCCGTCGGCGTCAAGCTGGCCGTCCTGAGCCAGGTCGGCACCTCGATGACGGTGGCCGTTTACTGA
- a CDS encoding alpha/beta fold hydrolase — MGGRVDESCVLTEGPWSHRFVGANGSRFHVAEVGTGPLVLFLHGFPEFWWAWHDIMVRVADAGFRAAAIDLRGYGASDKPPRGYDGYTMAADVTGLIRALGERSATVVGAGAGGMIGWAAASFHPKLVNRLVVLGAAHPLRLRAALFADPRGQLSASSTVVRFQVPRFEHVLTRDDAALVGELMTRWSSPRWAATPEFDDYVARCREAMQIPQASFCALEAYRWVARSALRLQGYRFVKLMQRPSSVPTLQLHGALDTAVLPRTAQGSGRYVTAPYEWRLLPDAGHFLHQEAPDVVTGEILRWLKTPS, encoded by the coding sequence ATGGGTGGTCGGGTGGACGAGTCGTGCGTGCTGACGGAGGGGCCGTGGTCGCACCGTTTCGTCGGCGCCAACGGCTCCCGGTTCCACGTCGCTGAGGTCGGCACCGGCCCGCTCGTTCTCTTCCTGCACGGCTTCCCCGAGTTCTGGTGGGCCTGGCACGACATCATGGTCCGGGTCGCCGACGCCGGTTTCCGGGCGGCGGCGATCGACCTGCGTGGCTACGGTGCGAGCGACAAACCCCCGCGGGGGTATGACGGTTACACGATGGCCGCCGACGTCACCGGCCTGATCCGCGCCCTCGGTGAGCGGTCGGCGACCGTGGTCGGAGCCGGCGCGGGCGGCATGATCGGCTGGGCCGCCGCCTCGTTCCACCCCAAGCTGGTGAACAGGCTCGTGGTGCTCGGTGCCGCCCATCCGCTGCGGTTGCGGGCCGCGCTCTTCGCCGACCCGCGGGGGCAGCTCTCCGCCTCGTCGACTGTCGTGCGCTTCCAGGTGCCCCGCTTCGAGCACGTGCTGACGCGTGACGACGCGGCCCTGGTCGGCGAGCTGATGACCAGGTGGAGCAGCCCGCGCTGGGCGGCCACCCCGGAGTTCGACGACTATGTGGCGCGCTGCCGAGAGGCCATGCAGATCCCGCAGGCGTCGTTCTGCGCCCTGGAGGCGTACCGCTGGGTGGCCCGGAGTGCGTTGCGGCTCCAGGGCTACCGGTTCGTGAAGCTCATGCAGCGCCCGTCGAGTGTGCCGACACTTCAGTTGCACGGTGCGCTGGACACGGCTGTGCTGCCCCGTACCGCGCAGGGTTCCGGACGTTACGTGACCGCCCCGTACGAGTGGCGGCTGTTGCCCGATGCCGGGCACTTCCTGCACCAGGAAGCCCCGGACGTGGTGACCGGCGAGATCCTCAGGTGGCTCAAAACCCCGTCCTGA